The Asterias amurensis chromosome 16, ASM3211899v1 genomic sequence tgataaaaaaaatcaagatttccatcgcgcaaCCATCGCACAACCGACTATAAACCTACCTTTAGGTTCCAGGAGGTGAGTAGAGTCAGATGCTGAGCCAATTGGAATAGAAAGACTTATGCTTATCTTTGTTATACAGAAATTCATTAACCTCAAAAAGCTGGGttcaaattgaaaacaaaaatctgacACTGACAATTATAAAGACATGGCTGGGGAGGGCGGCTTAATATTTAGTTCTCGTTACCATCAATGAATGATACTGTAAATGATTCTGCCATTGACGGATATCCTCGTCATTGCTCTGACGTAACTGACTGCTCTTCTCTTGCAACGACTCCTCCTTCTTTCTGTTACCATTGAAATAAAGAAAGTTATAAGAGttggtttaatttatttaaaccGAGAAACTGAtccaaaatgttgagttgtcaaccaatggttcttttcagaaccaacactaatcaaaagagatttgcacatggtgttaccgcaaacctcacctaattatactccatgtaaagtttcaaatcctaccaactCTCACTTGAAATGTATCTGTTTTCAATTATTGTAAAGCGCCCTCACCTGTTGACTTTGATCTCATGTTGACGAAGCCATTGTTGGTTTTCCAGGTTGCGTTGAGATTGGACGTGTTTTACCAAGATGGAGTCCTTCAAGTAAGTCATATGCTCTCTGAAAAACAAACGAATAAACCCTGAGGAATATTGCCCACATGAAGAAGGAGAACTTTTCCTGCTCAGAAATACTACCCAATTGAGGAACgagattttgttctttgtgaTCAGATTCTACCCTTAAAAAATTGTCTCCACCAATGTTAGAAAACTGCAGTGTTGTAACACTTTGACTCAATACTTGTACTTGGGCCAAACTCAATACTCGAGTGGAAATTTACCAGCACTCGAAGTaggcctgggcaactagtgaaatttactaattGACTAGTCGCGCCTAAATAGACACATATACGCACTAGTCGTGACTTTTCATTCTCAAGATTCATTGTGGCAATTTTTGCTGCAAGTACAATAAAGTCAAATGCAAACTGAAATGATTGAAGATTTGTGTCACTGATTGGTTCACCAAACGGGTAGTCATGACTATAATTTTGTGGTGGTCGcgactaatttttttttatcctaaGAATCTTCTACTTACTCATTGTATTTATCTAGAGAAGTTTTCATCGATGAATGACGTATTTTTTCCTGCCTTTGTCTCTGCTTTTGTTCCTGGtgatgtaaaaaacaaatgcaaaatatgcataaactcaattggtcttcggagttgtgagataactatgaaagaaaaaaacacccttgtcacacgaagttgtgtgctttctgatgcttgattttgagacctcaaattctaaacttgaggtctcaaaatcaaattcgtggaaaattacttctttcttgaaaactacattacttcagagggagccgtttctcacaatgttttataccatcaacctctccccattattcgttaccaagaaaggttttatgctaataaatattttgagtaattaccaatagtgtccactgcctttaatgacaagCAGTTTCGATgttggcagagtctttctcaaaggctaaattgtgacaacacaacaaacttaAACCAGGTATTATGGTTTGTAAACAGAAGCAAACAAGTGGAAAGAaataaagagagagagaggggtaGATAGTACCCCTGCAGAAAAGCACTGGATGAACAATAAAGACAGAGACCAGGCGGTGGTGGGGGTAGAGGTAACGGACTAGATAACCACAAGAGGTtagaaacacaaaaaaacaaaatcaaaggtgGGAAGAGGGAGAGAAAGTGattaattagtgaatgaggcaGACTTAAAATGAGTGTAGATGACAAAGCTGGGCAACATTGGGTCTCTGAACAGAGGTTTGATTTAATTCAAACAAACACGACCTTCTCATTAATAACTAATTTGGGAGTACACACACACCAAGAGACAGAGATAATAAAACTGAGAAAAAATGGGGTTGAGAGTcaagttgtttattgaaaaaaaaatttgtttaatgcTAACTTGAACGTTTCTTTTTTAAGGTAAATTTATCAGGAAGGAAGTTGCCAATAACAAAACTAAATATACATTGCCCAATGAAATACAAAATGGATGGATTAAAGAAGAAACACACCTACCTTGACCTGTTGGTGATCTTTCTCGTCTCTAAGCTGTTGAGCTTTCTCAAGACTGATGGCAACGTGTTGAGATACAGAGTGACGATACTCCTCCTCATCTTCTTCTCGTCTCCTTAAGGCTCTCTCTTGtctcttcttcttctccatCTCATTGTATTTCTTCTGCCTCAACTGATGATGCTGAAACATTAAGTAGGTTTTGTAAATACATTAAAGAAAACATGTAGGTCAAAGAAAGGAATTTTGAAGTGTAGCAGGGGAAGAGGTACCTTTAAGACCGGATCCATAAAAATGTACCTGTTACCTTGCATCCACTTCACATGGAAATTTGACATCAAATCttacgtacatgtatataaaacacCATTACATGCATGTccaatataaacaaaatgtgcTGCTGACAAAAGCACCTTGGagtcagaccaatcaaaacacagatatagaaagcttACATCACTGAATGTTCATCAAATGAAATCACTGTATCCATTGAAATAGTTGGACTGCAAGACCAATGCCTTTCTTTTTCTCTGCGGATATGGACAGGGTACAGACTAGGGAATGGGCTATTCTCAATCTCACTCTCTCTCAGCTGACATCTTAAGGAGGAGGTAAGAAGCTCAAGCGACTTTAAGATGGTTGTAAGGAAAGGTAAGATTTAGAGATTGCATAGTTGTATTTGTACCAGCAATGATTGTTGCTCCTTGACTAATCTCTCATGATGAATGTCTTGATACTTAATCTCCATCTCAGCGTCTAGGATTTCTTGCTTCTTCTCATGATGTCTCTGCTTCTTCTGCTGTTCCTATTTAAAGATCAACAAATGAATCaatgaatcaatcaatcaacgaATCAAtggatcaatcaatcaatactcataataataacaacaggcATTTATAGCGAGCTCTCACACTGGGTGCCATAGCGCTTTATAAGAAACTATACAACAAGCAGAAAGTAAAGGTACTAAAAATGGGACAGATTCGTCCTTAGCTATCTACcattgaacaggaaagttttgagTTGTGTTTCTTGTAAACGAATTTGATGAGGGAGACAGTTCCAAAGGCATAGGGCGTTTGCGTAAAATGGATGATCCCATGCAGCAGGCTGAAGCTTTGGAACTGCCAACAGTGGACTGTCTGAACCCGGGCGGAGGCAAGGTCGCCAGGTTGGTAAATTCCAATGAGACTGGTGAGATATGTACGAGCAATATTGTGAAGACATTTGCATCAATGAATCAGTGAATCAATGAACAAATCAATCAGTCAGTCATTTAACACCGAGTAAAATGAAATCCTTTCTTTAGGGAAAAATTTCTCAAAACCCTCACACTTCATCTCATGATAAGTTAATAATCACTTTAATGTTAACGTTGCAGAAAGTGGCATCCATTCAGACAATCATGTCAGCTAACCTTCTTCTTCTGCCTGATCCAGTTTGAATCAGCCAGGTTCTTTCTTCGCAGCATCTCattgttgacctttgacctctcctCGAGCTGCCTCTGCTCATCCCAAGCAAGTCTCACTTCTTGTCTCGTCTCCTCAAGAAGTTTGTCATCTTTGTATTTCCTTTCTAAAAGGTCCAAAATTTTCTGAtccttaaaaagaaaacaaaacattgcagaTTGAAAAGGCggcaaaattttattttatgtacagtcaaggactaattttgttttgtctgttttcctttcattttgtttttgttttactgggccttgaacacccagcatttgaagtctttattattatttttaattgtggaATGCCAAAGTTGCATTTGGAGACAGCTCTATTAAAGAAAGAGGCTAAGATgaaacatccttttcatctggcaacttacacctgttatctccatgtaattcttGTTCCAAAAAGTGGACCTAATTGGAACATGCACAAACCAGTTGCTGACTGCCCCAGGCAAGATAACTGCACACCCTTTAAGTTTCATGACCACAGAAATTCAATGTAAACAAACCCACTCAGtgaaaaggatgtatattttTGATTGCCAATCCCTTTTGCTGATGTTTATCTGAAGTTTTTATGAATACTTCTCGTAAGAGAAGAGTTCTTTCCTTTAGAGACACCATGAAATGAGGCACCGGCTTGACCAGCGCTGAGGAACTACGCTCCTGTATGCTGGATCGAAACATCTAGACAAAgatcactgggcaggctcgagctACTACATGGCATTCGACTTGATGATGATTTATGAATAAAGTTATGAATAGAGTTACGTACCTGATTAGAGAGAATACTGGCTGTAGACATTCTACTCTTCTCGGAGTTTCTTGATGAGCAGGATGACTGTGGCCTCTCTTGAACTCTGACCCTTGACCTAGCAAGGGATGAGATTGCATTGGACGTACATGGAATGGGTCTCTGGTTTTTGGACGGAGTGGATCTCGACTGCTTGCCTGAGGAAGTGACGTGTGAGTTTGTAGATTCATGGGACGGCAGTCTTGATGTAACATCAAGTGAGGACGGTGATTTGGATCGGTTGATGGTGGAGTTTGTTGAACTCTGGCGTTTGATTGAGCTGATGTTTCTGCTATCACCCTGACCTATTTCAAAATCTGGGAtaagagaaacaaaataaaccatAAACAAAAGCCTTCAGGACTTCACTTGAGATCTTTTGAGCTTGATTTAAATTATGCTTGAAAGCTGCCAAGTGATGTTGACATCATAGGTACCTCCATCCTAGCATCACATGGCAAGGATCAGAATACCCGCTGGACCACTGGCTGGAGTCCTTTTTAAATCAGGAACGGCTTGTTTTTACCCCGCAACTGAACAAGTCTTAAAGTCAATTCTGCAGTAAACCATTCAGTAAAAAGTTCGGCAagcatttgacaaaaaaagttaaaggaacacattgccttggatcggtcgagttggtctttgaaaagcgtttgtaaccgttttttataaaatgcatatgggtagaaagatgttgtaaaagtagaatacaatgatccacacaaacatgcctcaaaattgcgtggttttctttttacctcgtcgactaacacgtcggccatttatgggggtagaaattttgactcccataaatggccgaccgtgttagttcgcacagtagaaggaaaaccacgcaatttcgaggcaaacttgtgtggatcattgtattctacttttaatacatctgtccaaccatatgcagtatataaaaaacggttacaaacgcttttgttttgaccaactcgtccgatccaaggcaacgtgttcctttaagggaaacCCCTGCTAATAATacacaaaccaaacagtacattCATACAGTGTGtaccatttctcaaaaagtgaatgAGTGGTATCACAAAAGTGCTAATACATGTAAGTGCAAAAAGTACAAGGGATGCAAACCTTTTGGATGAGTTGTCCTGGAATAACCCTGGTCGAGCTTCTTGGATTGATTGATGGAATGAGGCCTACTCTTGGTAAGTCTGGGAGTGGAATTCTTTGCATTGTGTTCATTTTCTTCTTCGATGATTATCCCTTCCCTCAGACGTCGACATTCTTTGAGGTTTCCTTCAAGAAATACAACATTAAATGAGTTTTGTGGGTTAAGAAGTATTTTGATTTATAGTTCTTGGGTAcacaatattaaaataatttaccGGTATAGCAAACTTTTAAAACTTGTTAATTTGTAAGTTATTTCAAGACACCAGTGACTACTCTggcaaaaattgtcaaagatgCACAACCAGAAATGTTTTACCATAGATGTCTTGCAACCCTCAAGTCTGGGACCAtcaggaggatggagggttacaattatcgcaactagtttCTGACATACTCACTTAATCGTTGTTGTTCTTGTAGATTGTAGAGCATCTTGGCATTACTCAATGGTTGACCCGTCAGGAGACATTCTTCTTCAAACTTCATCAGGTCCTTGTGTAGTAATTCAATAGGCTGAAATAATACAGAATCATAAATGTTATTATGTTGTTATTACTATCAATAAAAATGTCTGTAACATTGGAAGTGTGTTGTCTTTAagacttattttattttttttatttatcaaaatgGGTTCTAATTAAGGATGTCTTAAATAATGTTAACTAAATCAGGTTAAATGTTTtctaatttttaatttgtattggaactttgcaaagggcacaacagcaaaagcacagggcataaCACAAATGGCTGTGGGTggtgtgggttattttgaggcctgctgCGTAAACCACATTTGagcctgaagttttttgtaTCCGACAGGcacttatttgtttttgttaatttccTCTTGCAAGGCCTTTACAACTGTTCAAACAATAACTGTTGTATATTCCATCACCCCTATGTATCGAGGAAAAAACTGATGTTTTGCAAGGGTTATTGCTAGGGTTAGGATTAGGCTTAGGAAAATTTATTAGGAGTATCCAAGCAGAGGGGTGTTACAATCAAACTGTCCGTTTCTGGCTGTATCCATTCTGTTAAATTTTCCAAACAGGCATGACAGGCAAGGATAAAATTTGACCTAAATTAAGTAGACAAAAGCAGCCAGTCAGATGGAATGGATATGTTCAAGTAATTAAACAAACCTGAACACCAAGATGAGTGCAAGCCTCCAGAGATCTCGGACTGGTTAGGATGTACGGACTACCATCAGCGTCTACACTCTCAAAGTTGTACAAGTCCAAATGAAGATTGTAACTGGATTCATTCCAATCCATCAGCGAGCGTCTTCCTTCATCCCAGTGATTTCTTAAAGTTGAAGACATCTTTCAATGTTTGTTCTGTATAATTGTTGAAAGTTTAAGTTGttagattaaaaaaatatttaacaaattactttattaaaaaaaagaagtttgtaGTACAACCACAGAACTAGAAGTAAACAAAAAGAGTATATTAGCACACTGTTTAGTGAATAGACATGCTAGAATCTTTACTGCATGTCAATGTAATTGTAAGGTCTAGCCAAAAACTACAAtttagaataaaaaaataaaaataaaaaaaacaattaaccaTAGTTGCGAATAACGTATCCGTCCTCGTGtcgtcgggggggggggggggggggggtgggttatgttatcgcaactatgaaCCATACTACATGTGGCTAGACTTGGTCTAGTTGCGATagtgtaaccctcctcctgacggcGGAGGGttttgttatcgcaactagactTGGTAAGGTTGAATTTTGAAAATACTGTTCTTCAAAGTTGTATTTCAAccgttttctttttcaaaaattgatagagtttaaattaataaaaataattgacaaaaatgttaaacaaaaacaaaattttcagcAAGATTCGAGCAGACCAACAGAACATGATTTTAAAGAGTGACAGCACAAAATGACTTAAAGTTAATGGGGAGCTACGCACGTAATTTTATACCGACCCAGTGTAATCACTTTTTTGTTCATCACAACACACACACTTAAACACACCAATAATGACAGCCGTGACACACCGGCCAGCTGAGACTAGGCTGGCTATTAATTCGCACTTATTTTAGCTCTGAAATACTGTAAAATACCCATTAATTTAAACACAACAAGAAACGTCTATGGTTTTTACCTTATCACATTTGTTCGTTGGCGTTTCGAGCAAGTTTGTCGGCAACATCAGAAGCTGCGAAGGTCAtcaattaatcaaattttgtgccTTCAGAAATTTTacaatgtcaaaggtcatgatgaAATAACTTTACCtagctgtgaaaatttaagtcatttattaaaatgtttaacTCTTTGTATGCACCGaaataaacttttaatatttaattgtattattttaagacaaaaaatgCAGCTcttaatattaaataaattatttaaacttaaatctataaaacaaattaacaaaattgtgCAAACTAAACAATATGGCTGCGCCCACGAATAAGTTGTCGGAAAGAAAACGCATCACACATAACCCACCACACACAGCACAGAAACTTTACATTAAATACCTATTGTTTTAAGGGAAAAATTTTACGACCTCGCCACTAACTtccggcctgttttttttttctggatgtaTATACGCGGTAACCCTTCTTTTCAGGTTAGACAAAAATtcagtggttttggagttaattaacggcGGATCATCAtgggataaattggtggcgacgtgcggaaGATTATCCGAAACTTATGAAAGGCGTTCATTATTGAAGTTTCCGTATCCATCTTGAcaatcatgatgatgatgatcaatATCATGTCATGTCCATGATCCGGCCCATATGACATGCATGAAATTAATAATGGAATGGATGGAATCCAGCTACACCACGCACTTTTTGGTCTTTTTCATTTTGCTagttaataaatgaaataaaacattgttttgtaatgtaaaacagtatctaatttactcaaattagatattccttttggtaaaaatgagtgaaaaagcgGTGGCAGGTAACGAACAGTTTCCCCGCTTGtctttgttaatttttaattattataaactgatttttttgtgaaaatgtaatcaaaatttataaaatttctatattttttccccatttatgttattattatacatagTTCAAACAATGATATGTAAGTATGCAATTACAACTTACAAGCATGGGACTACCTCAATGGTGCAAGCCATCATCAGCAAAACTTTTGATAAACTTGGAGTCGATCCTCTGTATGTAACTTGTAAGTGTAAACTAAACTAATAATTAGTGATAATTCTAAATTCAAAAATTGATCATCAAATTCTAATTCTTTTCTTGCTGAAGATTTTGAGAGCATCCTGACCATGTCCGGGGTTTGGTCTCGTCAGATTGTCTTAAGACTCTACAGACAACTTCTCAGAGAGGCAGAGACGCTCAAGTACACAGATCAAAACTTCTTCAGGAGGAGAATTCAGCAAGAATTTCGGAAGAACATTGCAGAGACAGATGAGGGCAAGAAGGTGAAACACGTCCAGGTACAATTTACAAAGAATTTTTACCTAAATTCTGAATAGGACGGTTTGTTGTCCcatgttcttttactaagtgaATGGGAAAAACCTATTTTATATATCTTggagagggcaaggctattttcagTTTTTAATGAAAGGCACTTCCGTAGGAAAATCTTGAAGACTATGTGGatctttgaaggggcaccaaggccaaaaccagagCACTCTGTGGCCATCGGTGATATTCCAAGACTGTGCCCAATTacacagagctgcttataagcacaaaagtagctataagcacaacaaaattatgcttaccagaatgagatTAGCACTTCCAataacatgtcacatgtacagttttgacaaatatcctgctcatttgtgcAAAGCAGAACAGCAGACAAATGTTTTCAGCAATAGTTAGTGGGTCAAATTTTTAATTGAAATAATCTCAATATCTGCATTTCCTTTATTGCAACAGAGAGGAAACCACATGCTTCAAACCAAACTCGGTGGCCTGGTGTGATACGGGTATCTTCCATAGTGGCAGGAAGCGACTGATAGTAACAATGCAACAGGATGGAATTAAAGACACCACAAACTTCCTACTGGTGGAGTGGTAGAGTCATGAATCAAAATCAGTGATGATGTGTGTAACTACTTAAAAGGCATTGACAGTTGACACCCAGCTAGTTGGGATATGCCACAGGAAGTTCATTAAAAATTCCATTCAAAGGGAAAGTATAAATGAGAGTCTCATTTTAAAAGGTTggttttttgagatatcactaAATATGCGGAGCAGTTAAGTCCACGCTCAAGGATAAGTCAAAATAGGAattggaacacacaatctgagaagcgttaatgCAGTAAcggttctcagattcaaattttgggccataaaaacttaatttgttATTTGCATAACCTTCTCAAATTCTGTGTACTTGTGTAAGCTGTTGTACGCGTAGGAATCATTCTAACAAAtagtttttgttgccattattttaaaagtgagaaccaaacatataccttccttTGAAGTTATTGAAACCTCGCTATTTGGGATAGACCTACTGGCAAAATGAAATGCAGTGATAATGGTGCCatctcttaaaaaaacaaaagatcaTTGGACAAATTTTCAAGGAAATACTTTTAAAGAGTGAAACTGAAACAGTTGtctataaaataaagaaaacaatgtttattAAAATTCATATAACAGTTTCCTTAGTCAAAGTAAATACCTGTTGGTAATGTGATCTTATAAtacttttctttaaaataaatatgcaCACAAAATGATgacaatagttttaaaaaaaaatgaattcaaATCTATGAAGAACAATACTTTCGGTAATGAGTACAAATACTGACAGTGGCATCTTTCAAAATGTTGCTTTGTCTTACGTGATATAAGTTTTCGCACAATTGTTATATTGAGTAATGCCAAGCTCTTTTCACTTTAATAGATGGTTATTAGAAACTTTCCTACATTTTCCTGTGTATGTGGAATCTAGAAGtgaaaaattgctaagcagatCCTTTGTGAGATGAGAGTTCAATGACCGACTCCTTGTAGACTCCATCCCTTTTggtgaacaaataaaaataactcaCTTTGCAAATTTGTCTTCAATGCTTTCTTTTCAACTGGAAAAATAAAGTAATTTCCCCAGACTTTTCCTATTACCTACAGTAGgcctatagaccatgtgacctacATAATGACATCACCATTCACCACATGCTTGGAAAATAACCACAGAGCGTAGACTTCCTGCAGGcgtgatttgtacacagcccaaCACGGTCTGATTTTTATGAACTGTTGATATAATTACGaagaaaggggcacatctcaaaacttgttcagctgttTAGTTTTATTACCCTGAATTTATATGAAGTTATAACACAAGGTTGAACATTTCCCATTTGACCAGTGCAGTGTCTTTCCTGCCAAAAAGCTCTGAAATGTCAAGGTTAAATCTTTTTGTTGTAAAGCAAAGGTTATATGGTTTATTGACCCCTTCCACAAATTGGAACAAACTTCTGCACAATACGCGTCTACCATTCGTCTACCATTTCGGGAGTTATTTCTTATGTGTTCATTTTGACACCCACAATGTGGGACAGGATATGTGAAAGTTAGTGCATCTTGCATcgaccttggcccaatttgataaagccTGTGTTTAGGCACAAAAATTTgtctaagcacagaaaagtattgctaaaTGGAATcagctaccagccaaaattacattaagttgaCAATGCTGTGACCGGTGCCCAACTCAAATTTTGCTTCGCAAAGAAATTTAccgagcagtattttctgcttaacgaGATTGGGTTTGACATATGATAATTTTCACATTTTCGCTGATTATACAGCGACTGATTTCTGACTCGATAATGATGCGTTTAAATGAAACCGATCTCTCTGTATGACGGTGTCAATCGTTCTATCATGGTAATACACTGCTACGAGAACGAAGTTATACACACAGTCAACACACAATAAAGCCATCGCTAATGACGTGAAACCATCCCCTGCTCTAACCAGTAGTTCCTGACCACTAAAACACATCAACCCAACGCCGAGTATAAAACACTCTAGCAGTATCTCCGTCACTAACGTACTGATGATGCAGATTCTGATATCGCTGTATAGGGGCATAACCTCGGCCCTAAGTTCACGAAGAGTAGCTTTCCTCTTATCGAGTTCATGCAGGAGGCCATTCTCGCTCGAGAAAGATCGTCCAATTCTCTGCTCGAGACTCCTTAAGATCAGCCCCATACTGCCTTCTGTTTCTTTGACTTTTCTTATAAGCTCTCGGTAGATCGGTAAGTTCCGCTCTACATAAAGCGATTGTGAAACTGGAATTGAGGTTACGATGAGTTCAAGAGTGTAAGTTGGCGTGTGTCGACTGTTGAAGACGCAAGTGATGATATTTACGATGAATAGAATAAAGAGGAAGATCCGTG encodes the following:
- the LOC139948775 gene encoding uncharacterized protein translates to MSSTLRNHWDEGRRSLMDWNESSYNLHLDLYNFESVDADGSPYILTSPRSLEACTHLGVQPIELLHKDLMKFEEECLLTGQPLSNAKMLYNLQEQQRLRNLKECRRLREGIIIEEENEHNAKNSTPRLTKSRPHSINQSKKLDQGYSRTTHPKDFEIGQGDSRNISSIKRQSSTNSTINRSKSPSSLDVTSRLPSHESTNSHVTSSGKQSRSTPSKNQRPIPCTSNAISSLARSRVRVQERPQSSCSSRNSEKSRMSTASILSNQDQKILDLLERKYKDDKLLEETRQEVRLAWDEQRQLEERSKVNNEMLRRKNLADSNWIRQKKKEQQKKQRHHEKKQEILDAEMEIKYQDIHHERLVKEQQSLLHHQLRQKKYNEMEKKKRQERALRRREEDEEEYRHSVSQHVAISLEKAQQLRDEKDHQQVKEQKQRQRQEKIRHSSMKTSLDKYNEEHMTYLKDSILVKHVQSQRNLENQQWLRQHEIKVNRKKEESLQEKSSQLRQSNDEDIRQWQNHLQYHSLMSQQRAVQQANETIQSKASKARLARRSRELTHKELIKRVEEDDAIFKETIKEDLAYKEMKSQSLAAQKEDAVMRSRVAARESAKMRDQIREKYTGTFDKMVERARHQATVGRGPQMSTKNYSSFTLT
- the LOC139949044 gene encoding mitochondrial ribosome and complex I assembly factor AltMIEF1-like; the protein is MSEKAVADFESILTMSGVWSRQIVLRLYRQLLREAETLKYTDQNFFRRRIQQEFRKNIAETDEGKKVKHVQRGNHMLQTKLGGLV